One genomic segment of Pagrus major chromosome 13, Pma_NU_1.0 includes these proteins:
- the LOC141006536 gene encoding uncharacterized protein produces the protein MWCRTCSKATDREQSLMILEKLLPQQYSHTVCSYGTLGDINFRASIKLKLSREEEAKRWFEDFQSSSGLTWSKSKTYPNVGRYNKYRVDYRCRTIRKNTSCPATLFLILKRKLELGERKSRSGDPHVKEGLYLHVNLRNEHNHRGSCAQAMKRKDVSGEAIEKLKKLFEGGHSPTTALDVLKYDLQEEEQDNYVYAAADRSVCPDLRFCYRLYYKLFKKVHGTAAGGEMFKDLEQKLDEYNKEQGDVCARMSQTSDNQLVIAMCTPMMRRVHARLRESGEMMFVDSSGNDRHNHHLFLLLTPSSAGSLPLGVFITTSKTQQTISAALELLQTVFPPDRFFGHPDGPLVVMTGDCSALRQALTGAFPKATLVHCVSTLFQAMWRWLWSSSNGVPKQHKPHLLKSFRDLVCASTPAALREVYTRLMVDDIALQHTKFVRHMQEVYKRRDEWAQLPTGGNHTNVYVESAIGVVKERLLHRLKAYSVTQLVDFVVTRLEAHYIHRLTDAPSNNLRKVMKTEDIWRDSVVQEDQDNYTVASSSIAEESYHVNTVIGCCTCPAGIHGGPCDHQSAVARMFGHSESFLHDSSPDTRKLYYQIATGKDIPDKCCQMLDKPSLPVRAAGVGNGDMCWHPATGQLFLKERLNSMFMDISKKLDNPDFTHSIASFVRTYESIKTDSAMVSALSSFGKNPQTEARGCKRPRDCL, from the exons AAACTATTGCCACAGCAGTACAGCCACACTGTGTGCAGCTACGGGACGCTAGGAGACATCAATTTCAGGGCATCCATAAAGTTGAAGCTGTCCCGTGAAGAAGAAGCGAAGAGATGGTTTGAAGACTTCCAGAGCTCCTCAGGTCTCACATGGAGCAAATCTAAAACTTACCCCAATGTTGGACGCTACAACAAGTATCGA GTGGACTACAGGTGCAGGACGATAAGAAAAAACACTTCTTGCCCTGCTACTCTGTTCCTGATCTTAAAAAGGAAGCTCGAACTTGGAGAACGGAAGTCGAG GTCTGGGGATCCTCACGTGAAGGAGGGACTCTACCTTCATGTGAACTTGCGTAATGAGCACAACCATCGTGGTTCATGTGCTCAAGCCATGAAGAGGAAAGATGTTTCAGGAGAAGCCattgaaaagctgaaaaagcTCTTTGAAGGTGGTCACTCTCCCACAACGGCGCTCGACGTCCTTAAGTACGATTtacaagaggaggaacaggacAACTATGTGTACGCTGCTGCAGATCGGTCCGTCTGTCCAGATTTGCGGTTTTGTTACAG ACTTTACTACAAACTGTTCAAAAAAGTACACGGCACAGCAGCAGGGGGAGAAATGTTTAAAGATCTTGAACAAAAGCTTGATGAGTACAACAAAGAGCAAGGGGATGTCTGTGCCAGGATGAGTCAAACCAGTGACAATCAGCTGGTGATTGCAATGTGCACTCCAATGATGAGGAGAGTACACGCCAGGCTGAGAGAGAGCGGTGAGATGATGTTTGTGGACTCCTCTGGGAATGACCGTCACAATCACcaccttttcctcctcctcaccccttcCTCAGCTGGTAGTTTGCCTTTAGGTGTATTTATCACAACGTCTAAAACACAGCAAACTATTTCAGCTGCCTTAGAGCTGCTACAGACTGTCTTTCCACCTGACAGGTTCTTCGGTCACCCAGACGGACCTCTTGTTGTCATGACTGGCGACTGCTCTGCACTCAGGCAGGCACTGACTGGAGCATTCCCAAAAGCCACGTTGGTACATTGTGTGTCCACCCTCTTTCAGGCCATGTGGAGATGGCTGTGGAGCAGTTCAAATGGGGTTCCCAAGCAGCACAAGCCTCACCTCCTGAAGTCCTTCAGAGATCTGGTGTGTGCTTCCACACCAGCAGCTCTCAGGGAGGTCTACACCAGACTGATGGTTGATGACATTGCCTTACAGCACACAAAGTTTGTGCGACACATGCAGGAGGTCTACAAGCGGCGAGATGAGTGGGCGCAGCTGCCCACCGGAGGGAATCACACCAACGTCTATGTGGAAAGTGCCATCGGGGTGGTAAAAGAGAGGCTCCTGCACCGACTGAAGGCCTACAGTGTGACACAGTTGGTGGACTTTGTTGTCACGCGCTTGGAGGCACACTATATCCACCGCCTCACAGATGCTCCCAGCAACAACCTCAGGAAGGTGATGAAAACAGAGGACATCTGGAGAGACTCTGTTGTGCAG gaagACCAAGACAACTACACTGTGGCAAGCTCATCAATTGCTGAAGAGTCCTATCATGTCAACACAGTCATCGGCTGCTGCACATGCCCAGCAGGGATTCATGGTGGACCCTGTGACCATCAAAGTGCTGTAGCCAGGATGTTTGGACATAGTGAAAGCTTCCTTCATGACTCATCACCAGACACACGGAAGCTTTACTATCAAATTGCCACAG GAAAGGACATTCCAGACAAATGTTGTCAGATGCTGGATAAACCATCTCTGCCTGTGAGAGCTGCAGGAGTTGGTAATGGTGACATGTGCTGGCATCCTGCCACAG GTCAATTGTTTCTCAAGGAAAGGTTAAACAGCATGTTCATGGACATCAGCAAGAAACTGGACAACCCCGACTTCACTCATTCCATCGCTTCATTTGTGAGGACTtatgaaagcatcaaaacaGACAGCGCCATGGTGTCAGCTCTTTCCTCCTTTGGAAAGAATCCCCAAACAGAGGCCAGAGGCTGCAAAAGACCGAGGGATTGCTTGTAA